From the genome of Oncorhynchus gorbuscha isolate QuinsamMale2020 ecotype Even-year linkage group LG18, OgorEven_v1.0, whole genome shotgun sequence:
CCTACTagggctgcccccccccccccaaatatatatatatatattgttggaCTGAAAGTCGTCTATAATTAAATATTTTtaacgtgtatttttccatatagacAGAACCTATGTGTTTCAATAAAATAAATGatatgcattgagcttgtctgatgctttaagatTACCATTTGATGAATAAGACCAATTCCTTAAGAGGGTGCCAGAGATCCAGATAACCTAAATAAAAAACTAAACCTGACCCAACTTCCTCCTGGCTTTTGCAGACTGccattactctcctgaagttgctGATGATAGGCTACATGAGGCGGCAACCTTTTCGTGAAACAGTTTAATTTAATTTGTAATAACATCTccatatctcaaaatcattgtaatgTGGTTCATCAAAATTctatctaaatgaaaatgatactAACCTAAAAAGTTACTtccattgccaactatgtaaaaatagcctaaataaagccaacaaataaaaacattgcagcctgcaggtagaaaaaatatatatatcctaaaaataaatatcctatacatcacattggctacacatggcctgtctgcagCATACCTGAAACATTGTATTAACTTGGGTCAGGCACAAAACTTGTGCTAgcaaacttgaaacattgtattaaCTTGGGTCAGGCACGAAACTTGTGCTAgcaaacttgaaacattgtataaaatattctgggccctcagtttCCAGCGGCAGTGAGCTCGTGACAGACAAAGCTGTAGGCTATTTTCACAAGGGATAAgaatcagtgcttgacttgggcaggagctaaCCGGAGCTGAGTACCGGCACTGCAAATTTTCtcctgcttgagctcctgttcctcttattagctcaaaagtattgtatAGCTCATACAATCTAAGTATAAACAGTACCAGTACCCAAAATGACAACTggaacctatttcagtccaagtccagCACTGATGAGAAGTAATCAGGTAGACCAATTTTATGATGTTTCCATTGGATCAGAGCATTACATTTATCCCTTTcacggttagaaccaaaaatctcaaatttggactcatcagattgaaggacagatttccatcggtctaatgtccattgctcgtgtctcttgacccaagcaagtctcttcttctaattggtgacctttagtagtagtttctatgcagcaatttgaccatgaaggcctgattcatgtagtctcctctgaacagttaatgtggAGATGTCTGAACTCTGAAGCATCtatttaggctgcaatttctgaggctggtaactaatgaacttgtcctctgcagcagaggtaactctgggtcttcttttcctgtggcggtcctcacgagagccagtttcatcatagtgcttgatggtttttgcgactgcacttgaagaaatgttcaaagttcttgaaatgttcagtattgacttaccttcatgtcttaaagtaatgatggactgttgtttctctttgcttatttgagctgttcttgccataatatggacttggatattttaccaaatagcgctacctactgtatacccccctaccctgtcataacacaactgattggctcaaacgtattaaggaaaaaaatccacaaattaacaagtcacacctgttaattaaaatgcattccaggtgactacctcatgaagctggttgagagaatgtcaagtgcGCAAAACTgtcaaagggttgctactttgaagaaggcTTTATACCCTGTCGAAACtctttgttttggttactacatgtttccatagttttgatgtcttcactattattctacaatgtagaaagtagtaaaaataaagaaaaactcttgaatgagtaggtgtgtccagacctttgactggtactgtgtgtatatatatttgttcCACCTCGACTAAAACaatcttggtcgaccaacagcctaacgactaattggggtcagccctaaGGCTTACATTACCTTTAATCAATCAATGTTAGTAGAGTACCAAAATGTAATTTTAAATGTCCCTCTATCTTACATGTTATTATACCCTGACATATTGGATGGTAATTTCCAGTATATGTGTGCCAATCAGCGTGTGAAAGATTTGCTGTCGATAACACACCCACTCTTGCTCAAGGGTAATTATTACACAACACAGTGAGAAATTGTTTTTGTGAGGGCACCTAAGAGACAGTATACAGTAACTAAACATACCCTTTCATTCAGCAATAGCTTACTTTGGATCAAGGCCAAATTTATATAGTCTATACAGAGAAACTAACTGGAGAGACTGATTCCGTTGGCTGTGTTTTTAAAGATCTGCATTGTCATTGTGTCTCTCTTCCAGGGCAGAGAAGGTGGTCATGGGGTTAGCGCTTCACACTCTCCTGGCCCTGACTGGCCAGCTTCCCTGGCTGCTGCTCCTGGCTCTGCTCATTCCCAGGAATGTCCTCCGAGCTGAAGAGCTGAAGCCCACTAGATGGCCTCTGTTCTCCCAGAAGCCTTTGCTCCTCGCCTGGAATGCCCCAACGGAGGACTGTGGCCCCCGGCACGGTGTGCATTTCCCGCTGGAGCAGTTCCAGATCGTAGCTTCGCCCAACGAGGGCTTCGTCAGACAGAACCTCACCATCTTCTATAAGGACCGGTTAGGGCTGTACCCGTATTACGAGCGTGACGGCACCGCGGTGAACGGTGGAATCCCTCAGGCCGCCAGTCTCACGCAGCACCAGGAGAAGATGCCCGAAGGTGTGCACAAATACATCCGCGAACCAAACGCCAAAGGCCTCGCCGTAATTGATTGGGAGGAGTGGCGTCCGCTATGGATCCGCAACTGGGATGTCAAGAACGTATACCGGGACCAATCCCGGAAACTAGTGGCCAAGAAAAACATGGATTGGTCCCCGGAGCGAGTGGGGAAAGTGGCTCAACAGGAGTTTGAGCTGTCGGCCCGACAGTTCATGCTGGAAACCCTCAGGCTGGCTAAGAGCCTGCGGCCTAACCAACTGTGGGGGTTCTACCTGTTCCCAGACTGCTACAACCACGACTACCGGAGCGGCCTGAAGAACTACACAGGCCGCTGCCCTGATGTGGATGTGGCCCGTAATGACCAGCTCACCTGGCTGTGGACTGAGAGCACGGCTCTGTTCCCTTCCGTCTACATGGGCACGGTGCTGCGCTCTACCACGTTCGGGCGCCAGTTTGTCCGGAACCGGGTGAAGGAGGGGATGCGGCTGGCTTCGGCGGGCGACGGGGTTGCACGGCCCGTTTTCGTCTACACCCGGCCTACGTATGCCAATGAGCTGACTCCGCTGACTGAGGTGAGGGCTGACGTCATCTAATTCTTAACCTATAGATATTAGGCTACTCACCACAACAGTAGCCTGTGCTGTGCAGAAACCTGATATCACTGTTATTGTTATTCCAGTAAGAAGTCAGCCAGGCGCACAGTAGCTTTTGACATTCTCAGTGGACTGTTACTATAGCTGCTTTTCTCAGTTTATTCTTCTGTGGGTTTTATGGCGGACTACAACCCAAAAAGGTATATTGCCTCAACCAACTGGACAGGTTAAAAACAAAAACGAGGTACAAAGAAAATCCATATGTGATAGTTTCCCTAACTTAatccacccccccaaaaaatagtaCATTGACATAAACAAAACTCCCACTTCTTCCTTCTTTCACATCTTCCTTCCCGGGTTCTagggcctgagagggtggtacagCTTGTGCCAATATTCCATGGAACTCCACCGCATCCACAATATCTATCTTCCTGGACCTTCTCTCCACCTTGGCAGTGCCATTAATACCATAGCTATAAAGGCCATAAAATCCACCTTCTTAACCTTTAAAATATATGGGTCCTGTTGGTGAAAGGTAACC
Proteins encoded in this window:
- the LOC124003394 gene encoding hyaluronidase-2-like gives rise to the protein MGLALHTLLALTGQLPWLLLLALLIPRNVLRAEELKPTRWPLFSQKPLLLAWNAPTEDCGPRHGVHFPLEQFQIVASPNEGFVRQNLTIFYKDRLGLYPYYERDGTAVNGGIPQAASLTQHQEKMPEGVHKYIREPNAKGLAVIDWEEWRPLWIRNWDVKNVYRDQSRKLVAKKNMDWSPERVGKVAQQEFELSARQFMLETLRLAKSLRPNQLWGFYLFPDCYNHDYRSGLKNYTGRCPDVDVARNDQLTWLWTESTALFPSVYMGTVLRSTTFGRQFVRNRVKEGMRLASAGDGVARPVFVYTRPTYANELTPLTETDLVSTIGESVALGAAGVIVWGDHTYASSKASCSSLNDYLRGPLGRYLLNVSTAAELCSQQLCTSHGRCLRTLSDTDAYLHLNPVTHSISVQGGRLKVTGQLDQGELARYRQHFQCQCYSGYKGEGCAQRELGKSAAAPVWGVWSVLTLLLPLGLLTLLH